In Hydractinia symbiolongicarpus strain clone_291-10 chromosome 13, HSymV2.1, whole genome shotgun sequence, a single genomic region encodes these proteins:
- the LOC130623288 gene encoding protein adenylyltransferase fic-1-like, protein MRGEKHRGGKPVLTGKYRTTKAFAGFHEFAPVSAIPRLVIDALDRYYSTETDDLIWNAVRLFMDLINTHPFEDGNGRLCRLVISHVLVESGMSLFAVLLSSFHKRGRRHYLQAVIRFEERPSLFYTMVCRSLVKVWDNFEQNLALLEKSKIH, encoded by the coding sequence ATGCGCGGGGAAAAACACAGGGGCGGCAAACCCGTGCTGACAGGGAAATACAGGACGACTAAGGCATTCGCTGGTTTTCACGAATTTGCCCCTGTTTCTGCAATCCCAAGGTTAGTGATAGACGCCCTGGATCGATACTACTCTACAGAGACTGACGATCTGATATGGAACGCGGTGAGGTTGTTTATGGACTTGATTAATACCCATCCATTCGAAGATGGGAACGGTAGGCTATGTAGGCTCGTTATTTCCCACGTACTTGTGGAGAGTGGAATGAGTCTCTTTGCGGTTTTGCTTAGCTCGTTCCACAAACGCGGCAGGCGCCATTACCTTCAGGCTGTTATAAGGTTTGAAGAGAGACCATCGTTATTTTACACGATGGTCTGTAGGTCTTTGGTGAAGGTATGGGATAATTTTGAGCAAAACTTGGCTCTACTAGAAAAGTCGAAAATTCACTGA